A single Anatilimnocola floriformis DNA region contains:
- the treS gene encoding maltose alpha-D-glucosyltransferase, with amino-acid sequence MSDPQWFKDAVIYELHVRAFHDSVGDGTGDFRGLTQKLDYLQDLGITAIWLLPFYPSPLRDDGYDIADYTAIHPKYGNMDMFREFLAAAHARGLKVITELVINHTSDQHAWFQRARRAPPGSVERDFYVWSDSPEKYKDARIIFQDFEVSNWTYDRVAKSYFWHRFYSHQPDLNFENKAVWDALYPIVDFWMDMGVDGMRLDAVPYLFEREGTICENLPETHQYLKAIRAHIDRKYPDRMLIAEANQWPEDAVAYFGDGDECHMCFHFPLMPRLFMAMHTQDRFPIVDILEQTPAIPDSCQWALFLRNHDELTLEMVTDEERDSMYRAYAHDRDARINLGIRRRLAPLLSNNRRRIELMNGLLFSLPGTPVLYYGDEIGMGDNIYLGDRNGVRTPMQWSGDRNAGFSKANPQKLYLPIIIDPEYHYEAINVEAQQANSHSLLWWTKRLLGLRRQYKAFSRGSIEFLDPQNRKILAFVRKHEDETLLVVANLSRFVQFVELDLNAFEGITPVELFGQTPFPQIGKLPYLLTLGPHSFYWFNLCPKSETVSQEQTQRLPEVFLQPHASRWEQIFEGTGDLMLAGALRTYLQRTMPPETGSRRIRATHLRDVIPVAEGKFYLAIMELEFNEGDAESHLLPLAFEPQSKLDNWPAGQHFRFIARLRGKQESTHGVLYSAAEEPAFAHALMELMQGGSTVRGALGGELSSNQRQPLTNSDHVMLIPDPVATEHFNHCYRFGSNWLLKVYRRIEAGAHPEVEIGEVLSASEAPSPTARLAATLEYRRRRQDPTTLAVVHQFINHENDAWQYTLDKVSDFYERVATLPEPDEGVRSATMDPLATQLRMPELAEELIGSYLDNVRMMGRRLGELHLGLAAVNDRPGFTPLEFSPQYQRSLYQSMRTTTLDVMYALSQTEKSLPPEIQSMAKAVLEREEEILGCYRKLIDMKLPILRTRVHGDCHLGQILHTGRDFVFIDFEGPPTQSLGERRIKRTPLRDVVDMLASFAGAAISTLYGLSTGRGRPQGTIRAEDRQRVGLWGRQWFNWVAASFVPAYSATVAGMPFLPANPRDQRFLITSLLLDKWMNELEGELRERPNWSRIPLRGILATLEWAESHEREEELIAR; translated from the coding sequence ATGAGTGACCCGCAATGGTTCAAAGATGCCGTTATTTACGAATTGCACGTTCGTGCGTTTCACGACAGCGTGGGTGATGGGACCGGCGATTTTCGCGGCCTGACCCAGAAGCTCGACTATCTGCAGGACCTCGGCATCACGGCGATTTGGCTGTTGCCGTTTTATCCTTCGCCGCTGCGCGATGATGGCTACGACATTGCCGATTACACGGCGATCCATCCGAAGTACGGCAACATGGATATGTTCCGGGAATTCCTGGCCGCTGCGCATGCGCGCGGACTGAAAGTCATCACCGAACTCGTCATCAATCACACTTCCGACCAGCATGCCTGGTTTCAGCGCGCTCGGCGTGCGCCGCCGGGAAGTGTCGAACGAGATTTTTATGTTTGGAGCGATTCGCCCGAAAAGTACAAAGACGCGCGCATCATCTTTCAGGATTTTGAAGTCTCGAATTGGACCTATGATCGTGTCGCGAAGTCGTATTTCTGGCACCGGTTCTATTCGCATCAGCCTGATTTGAACTTCGAGAACAAAGCCGTCTGGGATGCTCTCTATCCGATCGTCGACTTCTGGATGGACATGGGCGTTGATGGCATGCGGCTCGATGCCGTGCCGTATTTGTTTGAGCGGGAAGGAACGATCTGCGAGAACTTGCCGGAGACGCATCAATATCTAAAGGCGATTCGCGCGCACATCGATCGGAAGTATCCCGATCGCATGTTGATCGCCGAGGCGAATCAATGGCCAGAGGATGCAGTGGCCTACTTTGGCGACGGCGATGAGTGCCACATGTGCTTTCATTTCCCGCTCATGCCGCGGCTGTTTATGGCCATGCATACGCAGGATCGGTTCCCAATCGTCGATATTCTCGAGCAAACACCGGCAATTCCTGACTCGTGCCAATGGGCGCTCTTCTTGCGCAACCATGATGAGCTGACTCTGGAAATGGTGACCGATGAAGAACGTGACTCGATGTATCGTGCCTACGCGCACGATCGCGATGCGCGGATCAACCTCGGCATTCGTCGCCGACTCGCGCCGCTGCTGAGTAATAATCGTCGGCGAATTGAGCTAATGAATGGCTTGCTGTTTTCGTTGCCCGGCACTCCGGTGCTGTACTACGGCGACGAGATCGGTATGGGAGATAACATCTATCTCGGTGATCGCAACGGTGTTCGCACGCCGATGCAGTGGAGCGGCGATCGAAATGCCGGATTCTCGAAGGCGAACCCGCAGAAATTGTATCTGCCGATCATTATCGATCCGGAGTACCACTACGAAGCCATCAACGTCGAGGCGCAACAAGCGAACTCGCATTCGCTGCTGTGGTGGACGAAGCGGTTGCTCGGTTTGCGTCGGCAGTACAAAGCATTCAGCCGCGGCAGCATTGAGTTTCTCGATCCGCAAAACCGCAAGATTCTCGCGTTCGTGCGGAAGCACGAAGATGAAACATTGCTCGTCGTCGCGAACCTCTCGCGGTTCGTGCAGTTCGTCGAGCTCGATCTCAACGCCTTCGAAGGGATCACGCCGGTTGAGCTCTTCGGCCAAACGCCGTTTCCACAGATCGGCAAGCTGCCGTATCTGCTGACGCTGGGACCACACTCGTTCTACTGGTTCAATCTTTGTCCCAAGAGCGAAACGGTCTCGCAGGAACAGACGCAGCGGTTGCCGGAAGTATTTCTCCAGCCGCATGCCTCGCGGTGGGAACAGATTTTCGAGGGCACAGGCGATCTGATGCTTGCTGGAGCACTGCGGACCTACCTGCAGCGCACCATGCCGCCCGAAACTGGCTCGCGGCGAATTCGCGCGACGCATTTGCGCGACGTAATCCCTGTCGCCGAAGGCAAATTTTATCTGGCGATCATGGAACTCGAGTTCAACGAGGGTGACGCCGAATCGCATCTCCTGCCGCTCGCGTTCGAACCGCAGAGCAAGCTCGACAACTGGCCAGCCGGGCAGCATTTCCGCTTCATCGCTCGGCTACGCGGCAAGCAAGAATCCACGCACGGCGTGCTGTACTCGGCTGCCGAGGAGCCGGCATTCGCACACGCTCTGATGGAGCTGATGCAAGGTGGCAGCACGGTGCGTGGCGCGCTGGGTGGTGAGCTCAGCTCGAATCAGCGTCAGCCGTTGACGAATTCCGACCACGTGATGTTGATTCCAGATCCGGTGGCAACGGAGCACTTCAATCACTGCTATCGCTTCGGCAGCAATTGGCTGCTGAAAGTGTATCGTCGCATCGAAGCCGGCGCGCATCCGGAAGTGGAAATCGGCGAAGTGCTGAGCGCATCCGAGGCGCCGTCCCCCACTGCTCGACTCGCTGCGACGCTTGAGTATCGTCGTCGTCGTCAAGACCCGACGACGCTCGCCGTCGTGCATCAGTTCATCAATCATGAAAACGACGCCTGGCAGTACACGCTCGACAAAGTGAGCGATTTCTATGAACGTGTAGCCACGTTGCCCGAACCAGACGAAGGAGTCCGCTCGGCGACGATGGATCCACTCGCTACGCAGTTGCGCATGCCGGAACTCGCTGAAGAATTGATCGGCAGTTATCTGGACAACGTGCGGATGATGGGGCGACGGTTGGGTGAACTCCACCTCGGTCTCGCAGCGGTGAATGACCGCCCCGGCTTCACGCCGCTGGAGTTTTCGCCGCAGTACCAGCGGTCGTTGTATCAATCGATGCGGACGACGACCCTTGATGTGATGTATGCGTTGTCGCAAACGGAGAAATCACTGCCACCCGAGATTCAGTCGATGGCCAAAGCGGTTCTCGAGCGAGAAGAAGAGATTCTCGGTTGCTACCGAAAACTGATCGACATGAAGTTGCCGATCTTGCGGACGCGCGTGCATGGTGACTGCCACTTGGGGCAAATCCTGCACACCGGCCGTGACTTCGTCTTCATCGATTTCGAGGGACCACCAACGCAGTCGCTAGGCGAGCGGCGGATCAAGCGTACGCCGCTACGCGATGTGGTCGACATGCTGGCCTCGTTTGCAGGCGCGGCGATTTCGACGCTGTATGGCCTGAGCACCGGGCGAGGTCGGCCGCAGGGAACGATTCGCGCCGAAGACCGACAGCGCGTCGGACTGTGGGGACGACAGTGGTTCAACTGGGTCGCGGCCAGCTTCGTGCCGGCGTATTCGGCAACCGTCGCGGGCATGCCGTTCCTGCCGGCGAATCCGCGCGATCAGCGTTTCCTGATCACTAGCCTGCTACTCGATAAGTGGATGAACGAACTCGAAGGAGAGTTGCGTGAACGGCCCAATTGGAGCCGGATCCCGCTGCGGGGAATTCTGGCGACGCTGGAGTGGGCCGAGAGCCACGAGCGTGAGGAAGAGTTAATCGCTCGCTAA
- a CDS encoding outer membrane protein assembly factor BamB family protein yields MTSGAAYRGNTYGLAAAFALLLVPVASAQITARGLIGPETLAPYGLEMAWSTTIAVDRGSDRVVDVTQHVSYNITQTIYEFTFDKQQYNFSERDLDPFGKVMGPDGAKKAAEKKWDQIKAEYAYQGLPEPTAPEIIARVVPEITLLATTQRGMVHSIDGNNGKTRWSTSVGKNRYPTTAAGGSDKLVAVVNGSTLHVLNANDGSFAWSRPLSGSPGAGPAVSDKLIFAPRINGAVELFKVDDHKRPAAIYKAFGRTMVQPVLSFNSVAWPSDEGHLYVGFANQQSVRFRIEAKQGIISQPFFSPAGKLFATSLDGYVYCIDEVRGEVLWRFTTGEPIDISPVAIGDVVYAITREHNMYAINIADASEKWVISGVGGFLSGTETRLYCTDVTGNMLVLESHSGAQLGQVGTSTMTLKMPNLQTDRIFLGQNTGLLQCIRQSNLKFPLVHYMAEGKRPVVPGAAPPGPGGVPAPGPGGVPAPMVPAVDPFGDPGAMPAPAPGPKPAAPPADPFG; encoded by the coding sequence ATGACCAGCGGCGCAGCTTATCGCGGCAACACTTACGGCCTGGCAGCGGCTTTTGCCTTGCTGCTCGTTCCCGTCGCCTCGGCCCAGATCACGGCCCGCGGTTTGATCGGCCCCGAGACGTTGGCCCCTTATGGCTTGGAAATGGCCTGGTCGACGACGATTGCCGTGGATCGCGGCAGCGATCGCGTGGTCGATGTGACCCAGCACGTGAGCTACAACATCACGCAGACGATTTACGAATTCACCTTCGACAAACAGCAATACAATTTCTCGGAGCGCGATCTCGATCCGTTCGGCAAAGTGATGGGGCCCGACGGCGCCAAGAAGGCCGCCGAAAAGAAGTGGGATCAGATCAAGGCTGAATATGCCTATCAAGGTTTGCCGGAGCCGACGGCGCCGGAGATCATTGCTCGCGTGGTGCCCGAGATCACACTGCTCGCCACCACACAACGCGGCATGGTCCATTCGATCGACGGTAACAATGGCAAGACTCGCTGGTCGACTTCGGTCGGCAAGAATCGTTATCCCACCACCGCGGCCGGCGGCAGCGATAAGCTCGTTGCCGTGGTCAACGGCTCGACCTTGCATGTATTGAATGCCAACGATGGTTCGTTCGCCTGGTCGCGGCCGCTGAGCGGTTCGCCCGGTGCCGGACCGGCCGTTTCCGACAAGCTGATTTTCGCGCCGCGAATTAACGGCGCGGTCGAGCTCTTTAAAGTCGACGATCACAAACGCCCCGCCGCCATCTACAAAGCCTTTGGTCGGACGATGGTGCAACCGGTACTGTCGTTCAACAGCGTGGCTTGGCCGTCGGACGAAGGTCACTTGTACGTCGGCTTTGCCAATCAACAGTCGGTTCGCTTCCGCATCGAAGCCAAGCAAGGGATCATTTCGCAGCCGTTCTTTAGCCCGGCTGGCAAGCTGTTCGCGACTTCGCTCGATGGTTATGTCTATTGCATCGATGAAGTGCGCGGCGAAGTGCTGTGGCGATTCACAACAGGTGAGCCGATCGATATTTCGCCGGTGGCGATTGGCGACGTTGTGTATGCGATCACGCGCGAACACAACATGTATGCGATCAACATTGCCGACGCCAGTGAAAAATGGGTCATCTCGGGAGTCGGCGGATTTCTCTCGGGGACCGAAACTCGCCTGTATTGCACCGATGTGACGGGCAACATGCTGGTGCTGGAATCGCACTCCGGCGCGCAGCTCGGCCAGGTCGGAACGAGCACGATGACGCTCAAAATGCCGAACTTGCAAACGGACCGCATTTTCCTCGGCCAGAACACCGGGCTGCTGCAATGCATCCGGCAATCGAATCTCAAATTCCCGCTCGTGCATTACATGGCCGAAGGCAAACGGCCCGTAGTTCCCGGCGCTGCACCACCGGGACCTGGCGGCGTTCCCGCTCCTGGCCCTGGCGGAGTTCCGGCGCCGATGGTGCCGGCAGTTGATCCGTTCGGCGATCCAGGCGCCATGCCAGCGCCTGCCCCGGGACCGAAACCAGCAGCGCCTCCAGCTGATCCGTTTGGTTAA
- a CDS encoding TIGR01212 family radical SAM protein (This family includes YhcC from E. coli K-12, an uncharacterized radical SAM protein.) yields MTSINNRPAACEHAAATAAGTFDWRAAGLRYFSYNRFLRNKFGRRVQKVSLDAGFTCPNVDGSVTTGGCTFCDNRSFSPSRRIKRRDILEQVNDGIRRLQIRYDCDTFIAYFQPATNTYGKLERLRAVYERALEHPQVVGMAIGTRPDCVPDDVLDLLEEIAGCTYLAVEYGVQTIHDRSLAWMNRGHDYACFPDAMTRSRGRGFEICAHVMLGLPGETHEDMLATARELARQNPDSIKIHNLYCVKGTPLADQVARGEVQLMERAEYVRTVVDFLELLPPTMIVERVSGDAPPDYLVGPNWTLDKPGMLNALAQEFEQRDTWQGKLWTSP; encoded by the coding sequence ATGACGTCAATCAACAACCGGCCGGCCGCCTGCGAACACGCAGCAGCAACAGCCGCCGGGACGTTCGATTGGCGCGCCGCCGGCCTGCGATACTTCAGCTACAACCGCTTTCTGCGCAATAAATTCGGCCGCCGCGTGCAAAAAGTCAGCCTCGATGCCGGTTTCACTTGTCCGAATGTTGACGGAAGTGTAACCACCGGCGGCTGCACCTTTTGCGATAACCGCAGCTTCAGTCCGAGTCGACGGATCAAGCGGCGCGACATTCTCGAGCAAGTGAACGACGGCATCCGGCGTCTCCAGATTCGCTACGACTGCGATACGTTCATCGCCTACTTTCAGCCCGCGACGAATACCTACGGCAAACTCGAGCGGCTGCGCGCGGTCTATGAGCGGGCCCTCGAACATCCACAGGTGGTGGGCATGGCCATCGGCACGCGGCCTGACTGCGTACCCGACGATGTGCTCGATCTGCTCGAAGAAATCGCCGGCTGCACCTACCTGGCCGTCGAGTACGGCGTGCAGACGATTCACGATCGTTCGCTAGCCTGGATGAACCGCGGCCATGATTATGCCTGCTTCCCCGACGCGATGACTCGCAGTCGTGGCCGCGGCTTTGAGATCTGCGCGCACGTGATGCTCGGCCTGCCCGGCGAAACGCATGAGGACATGCTGGCCACGGCCCGCGAGCTCGCGCGGCAGAATCCAGACTCGATCAAGATCCACAACTTGTACTGCGTGAAAGGTACGCCGCTCGCCGATCAAGTTGCGCGCGGCGAAGTGCAATTGATGGAGCGAGCTGAGTATGTTCGCACGGTGGTTGATTTTCTCGAGCTGCTGCCGCCGACGATGATCGTCGAACGCGTCAGCGGCGACGCTCCGCCCGATTACTTGGTGGGGCCGAACTGGACGCTCGACAAGCCGGGGATGCTCAATGCTCTCGCGCAGGAGTTCGAACAGCGCGATACCTGGCAAGGCAAGCTGTGGACCTCGCCATAG
- a CDS encoding FHA domain-containing protein yields the protein MYGELIPLGGGDPIPLLKESLIIGRRDEKCDIVLRFGNVSGQHCQLTLEHGYWYVQDLNSSNGVKVNGTKVTRKRVDPNDELTVAKHKYKMTYNPTELGASGPPPSDEADYANIMSRSLLEAAGLQKRKLPETRRFDVNSDDPDQLKRKKGLE from the coding sequence ATGTACGGCGAGCTCATTCCCCTGGGCGGCGGTGATCCAATTCCCCTGCTCAAAGAAAGCCTGATCATCGGTCGGCGCGACGAAAAGTGCGACATCGTGCTGCGCTTCGGCAATGTTTCGGGCCAGCACTGCCAGCTGACACTCGAGCACGGCTACTGGTACGTGCAGGATTTGAACAGCAGCAACGGCGTGAAGGTGAACGGCACGAAGGTGACGCGCAAGCGCGTCGATCCCAACGATGAACTGACCGTCGCCAAGCACAAGTACAAGATGACGTACAACCCGACCGAGCTCGGCGCCAGCGGCCCGCCTCCGAGCGACGAAGCCGACTACGCCAACATCATGAGCCGCAGCTTGCTCGAAGCCGCCGGTTTGCAAAAACGGAAGCTCCCCGAAACTCGCCGCTTCGACGTCAACAGCGATGATCCCGATCAGCTGAAGCGCAAGAAGGGCCTCGAATAA
- a CDS encoding catalase family protein, producing MKTPLPFSDSVETIPADEAQQIARIVEIVQQTQKIHFDKTGELHRDVHAKANGCARGELRISAGLPAELAQGLFVQPATYHAAVRFSNSAPWFQADLVPDGRGLAIQVEDVPGEHVDDGVTTQDFVMVNHPCFITADVREFLEIEEARLRAADDPIQLAAVLASKEWNPLKWNWRESLALAQLVAQLPSHPASYTYYSMSPIRFGNYVAKYRLQPAVDLPSSTLWSAARVATERDAMRHMLAETLQSQELTFEFQVQLRTAEESMPIEDASVTWPEAESPFRTVAQLVLPRQDISAPEVSAAGERRAFSVWHALAAHRPLGGINRLRRAVYPASAKFRGA from the coding sequence ATGAAAACTCCTCTTCCCTTTTCCGATTCCGTCGAAACGATTCCCGCTGATGAAGCGCAGCAGATCGCGCGGATTGTCGAAATCGTGCAGCAGACGCAGAAAATCCACTTCGATAAGACGGGCGAGTTGCACCGCGATGTTCACGCCAAAGCGAATGGCTGCGCGCGGGGAGAGTTACGCATTTCGGCCGGCCTGCCTGCGGAGCTTGCACAGGGGCTGTTTGTACAACCCGCCACTTACCACGCTGCGGTTCGCTTTTCGAACTCGGCCCCTTGGTTTCAAGCCGATCTGGTTCCCGATGGTCGCGGCCTGGCCATTCAGGTCGAAGATGTTCCCGGCGAGCACGTTGACGACGGGGTCACCACGCAAGATTTTGTAATGGTGAATCATCCTTGCTTCATCACCGCCGATGTGCGGGAGTTTTTGGAGATCGAAGAAGCTCGCCTCCGCGCAGCCGATGATCCGATCCAGCTGGCCGCAGTCCTCGCGAGCAAAGAATGGAATCCGCTGAAGTGGAACTGGCGTGAAAGTCTCGCGCTCGCGCAGTTGGTAGCGCAGCTGCCGTCGCATCCGGCTAGTTACACGTACTACAGCATGAGTCCGATTCGCTTCGGCAACTATGTTGCCAAGTATCGCCTCCAACCCGCGGTCGATTTGCCGAGTTCCACGCTGTGGTCCGCGGCACGGGTCGCCACCGAACGCGATGCCATGCGCCACATGCTCGCCGAGACACTGCAAAGCCAGGAGCTGACGTTTGAGTTCCAGGTGCAACTGCGCACTGCCGAGGAGTCGATGCCCATCGAAGACGCTTCCGTAACTTGGCCGGAAGCCGAGTCACCGTTTCGAACGGTGGCTCAGTTGGTCCTGCCTCGCCAGGACATTTCGGCGCCAGAAGTTTCCGCCGCCGGCGAACGTCGCGCCTTTAGCGTCTGGCATGCACTCGCGGCCCATCGACCGCTCGGCGGCATCAATCGCTTGCGACGCGCCGTGTATCCCGCGTCGGCGAAATTTCGCGGCGCGTAA
- a CDS encoding WD40 repeat domain-containing protein codes for MRCRTNSFCLCVALFFASAFSLSAFGQDIAKHNRWTTALTFTNGGKQLIIVGGESLQYRPGDVRIWDTANGAQVAAFEGHPTNVWGVAASADGKTLITTGYDGKVIVWDIEQKKPKATLDKHKGWVRAVALSKDEKRFATGGEDGTVILWEVDGPKEVKSFKAHEQAIYALAFAPDGTLASGSTDKFAKLWDAAEGKEKAKLEGHEDAVWALSWSADGNWLATAGADRKIKVRDKEGKEQFALEGHKDWVSGVAFSPDGNWLASSSHDKTAKLWDVKEKKEAHTFGPAKSTNWCVGFSPDGALLAVGCHNEIHLYKTADKSEPFPPAKEEKPAEKK; via the coding sequence ATGCGTTGCCGAACAAATTCTTTCTGCCTGTGCGTTGCTTTGTTTTTTGCATCGGCATTTTCGCTGAGCGCATTCGGCCAGGACATTGCCAAGCACAATCGCTGGACGACAGCTCTCACGTTTACGAACGGCGGCAAGCAACTCATCATCGTCGGCGGCGAAAGCCTGCAGTATCGGCCTGGCGATGTACGCATCTGGGACACCGCCAATGGCGCTCAGGTCGCAGCGTTCGAAGGTCATCCGACCAATGTCTGGGGCGTGGCCGCGTCGGCCGATGGCAAGACACTAATCACCACCGGTTACGACGGCAAGGTCATCGTCTGGGATATCGAGCAAAAGAAGCCGAAAGCGACGCTCGACAAGCATAAAGGCTGGGTTCGCGCGGTGGCACTGAGCAAAGATGAAAAGCGTTTCGCCACCGGCGGCGAGGATGGCACGGTCATCCTATGGGAAGTCGACGGCCCAAAGGAAGTGAAGTCGTTCAAAGCCCACGAGCAAGCCATTTATGCTCTCGCGTTTGCGCCCGATGGCACGCTGGCCAGCGGCTCGACCGATAAGTTTGCCAAGCTCTGGGATGCCGCCGAAGGAAAGGAAAAAGCCAAGCTCGAAGGACACGAAGACGCCGTCTGGGCCCTCTCCTGGTCGGCCGATGGCAATTGGCTGGCCACGGCGGGCGCCGATCGCAAGATCAAGGTGCGCGATAAGGAAGGGAAAGAACAGTTCGCCCTCGAAGGCCACAAAGATTGGGTCAGCGGCGTGGCGTTCTCGCCCGACGGCAACTGGCTGGCCAGCAGCAGTCACGACAAAACGGCCAAGCTGTGGGACGTGAAAGAAAAGAAAGAAGCCCATACCTTCGGCCCCGCTAAGAGCACGAACTGGTGCGTCGGCTTCAGCCCCGACGGCGCCCTGCTCGCCGTCGGCTGTCACAATGAAATCCATCTCTACAAAACGGCAGACAAGAGCGAGCCCTTCCCGCCCGCCAAGGAAGAAAAGCCGGCCGAGAAGAAGTAA
- a CDS encoding PSD1 and planctomycete cytochrome C domain-containing protein, translating to MRSLFAIIAALLCCAPAFADDAATKDAEFFEQQIRPLLIAHCTDCHGDRKQEAKLRLDSREALLAGGESGPALVPGEPEKSLLIAAVHYKADVAQMPPKGKMDDEKIAKLTRWVQSGAVWPVSAKPMRTDAASGDNKWKLRAQDRDFWSFRPVVKTTPPESPLSAEAHDALDLFIQKKLAEQNLSPAQPADKRQLIRRVTFDLTGLPPTIADVDAFVADESPDAYERVVDRLLASPRFGERAARLWLDVARFGEDQAHTFAARRYPQGFRYRDWLVQQMNADLPYDQFIKLQIAADLLAAPDERQHLPALGMFACGPVYYGDKNDLDQYADRVDTLTRGFLGLTVACARCHDHKFDPIPTADYYALVGVFASSDYVESPLVSPAEVEEFQKQLTEKEKQMKEKERPKKYPFAHALTDRSQPKTMKVHIRGNPDTLAEEAPRQFLAILSPDNRERFAKGSGRLELADAIADPQNPLTARVMVNRLWQQHFGLGLVRTAGNFGALGEQPTHPELLDYLAATFVEQGWSLKEMHRQMVQSATYRQGTTNAAAAEADPENRSWSRYARRRLDVESWRDAMLSVGGQLDSAMLGPSHDLANNNNRRRTIYGMVSRHELNPLLRLFDFPDPNITSDQRLTTTVPLQQLFVLNSEFMTNLAKEIARQAQANGADDSARISELYERLYNREPTSGELEIGRRFVTSTEATPGTQLNRWERYAQALLAANEFLYLD from the coding sequence ATGCGTTCTCTTTTCGCAATCATCGCAGCGTTGCTCTGCTGCGCGCCCGCCTTCGCCGACGACGCCGCCACGAAGGATGCTGAGTTTTTCGAGCAGCAGATTCGGCCGCTGCTGATTGCACACTGCACCGATTGCCATGGCGATCGCAAGCAGGAAGCGAAGCTGCGACTCGACAGCCGCGAGGCCCTACTCGCCGGCGGCGAATCGGGGCCGGCGCTCGTGCCGGGTGAGCCCGAAAAAAGTCTGCTGATCGCAGCCGTCCATTACAAGGCCGACGTCGCACAGATGCCGCCGAAGGGAAAAATGGATGATGAGAAAATCGCGAAGCTGACACGCTGGGTACAAAGTGGGGCAGTTTGGCCGGTCAGCGCAAAGCCGATGCGAACCGACGCCGCGAGCGGCGACAACAAATGGAAACTTCGGGCGCAGGATCGCGACTTCTGGTCATTCCGGCCGGTCGTGAAAACGACGCCCCCCGAATCGCCGTTGTCTGCCGAAGCACACGACGCGCTCGATCTCTTCATTCAGAAAAAACTAGCCGAGCAAAATCTCTCTCCTGCACAACCCGCCGACAAACGCCAACTCATCCGCCGCGTGACTTTCGATCTCACCGGCTTGCCGCCGACGATTGCCGATGTCGACGCATTCGTCGCCGATGAATCGCCGGATGCTTACGAGCGCGTCGTCGATCGTTTGCTCGCCTCGCCGCGATTCGGCGAACGGGCCGCGCGGTTGTGGCTCGATGTTGCTCGCTTCGGTGAAGATCAGGCCCACACGTTTGCCGCGCGGCGATATCCACAGGGATTTCGCTATCGCGATTGGCTCGTGCAGCAGATGAATGCCGACCTGCCCTACGATCAATTTATCAAGTTGCAAATCGCCGCCGATCTGCTCGCTGCTCCTGACGAGCGGCAACACTTGCCTGCTCTGGGCATGTTTGCCTGCGGCCCCGTTTATTACGGCGACAAGAACGATCTCGATCAATACGCCGATCGGGTCGATACGCTGACCCGCGGTTTTCTCGGCCTGACGGTCGCGTGTGCTCGTTGCCACGATCACAAGTTCGACCCGATTCCGACGGCCGACTATTACGCGCTCGTCGGAGTGTTTGCGAGTTCCGACTATGTCGAGTCCCCGCTGGTTTCGCCCGCTGAGGTCGAAGAATTTCAGAAGCAGCTGACCGAAAAAGAAAAGCAGATGAAAGAAAAGGAGCGTCCGAAGAAATATCCCTTCGCTCACGCTCTGACCGATCGCAGTCAGCCGAAGACGATGAAGGTGCATATTCGCGGCAACCCAGACACACTCGCCGAAGAAGCGCCGCGGCAATTCCTCGCCATCCTTTCGCCCGACAATCGCGAAAGGTTCGCCAAAGGAAGTGGCCGGCTCGAGCTGGCCGATGCGATCGCCGATCCGCAAAATCCGCTCACCGCTCGGGTGATGGTCAATCGTCTTTGGCAGCAGCACTTCGGCCTGGGACTTGTCCGCACGGCGGGAAATTTCGGCGCGTTGGGCGAACAGCCGACGCATCCCGAACTGCTCGATTACCTGGCCGCGACGTTTGTCGAACAAGGTTGGTCGCTGAAGGAGATGCATCGCCAGATGGTGCAATCGGCCACCTACCGGCAAGGGACAACCAATGCCGCCGCAGCCGAGGCCGATCCCGAGAACCGTAGTTGGTCGCGCTATGCCCGTCGCCGTCTCGATGTCGAATCGTGGCGAGATGCAATGCTCTCGGTCGGCGGTCAACTCGATTCGGCCATGCTCGGTCCTTCGCACGACTTGGCGAACAACAACAACCGCCGCCGCACAATCTACGGCATGGTCAGTCGCCATGAATTGAATCCGCTGCTGCGACTATTCGATTTTCCCGATCCAAACATCACCAGCGATCAACGGCTGACGACGACCGTGCCGTTGCAGCAACTGTTTGTGCTCAACAGCGAGTTCATGACCAACCTCGCCAAAGAAATCGCTCGCCAGGCGCAAGCCAACGGCGCTGACGACAGCGCGCGGATCAGCGAACTGTATGAACGTCTTTACAACCGCGAGCCAACATCGGGGGAACTCGAAATCGGTCGGCGGTTTGTGACCAGCACCGAAGCCACCCCCGGCACGCAATTGAATCGCTGGGAACGGTACGCCCAGGCGTTGCTGGCGGCGAATGAGTTTTTGTATTTGGATTGA